One Paroedura picta isolate Pp20150507F chromosome 16, Ppicta_v3.0, whole genome shotgun sequence genomic region harbors:
- the LOC143826444 gene encoding olfactory receptor 5G9-like, with protein MGKAEQENVTTVTAFFLLGFGDLQDQQLPLFLLFLVIYTVTMVGNILIVVLIVVDHHLHTPMYFFLGNLSCLETCYSSNILPVMLANLFHGGRGTISVAGCMTQYYFFGFLAASECYLLAAMSYDRYVAICKPLLYAVLMNGKVCLQLVAGSWVSGSLAINITIYLMHQLTFCGPSEINHFFCDFNPILKLSCSDTRTIKLLTFFLAAMCSLPPFLLTLTSYAYIISAIVRIPSASGRQKAFSTCSSHLIVVSLFYGTIIIVYMLPKTETMQDLNKVFSLFYTVLTPLINPLIYSLRNREVKVAFRRALAKCCPFERI; from the coding sequence ATGGGaaaagcagaacaagaaaatgtAACTACCGTCACGGCATTTTTTCTTCTGGGCTTTGGGGATCTTCAGGATCAACAGTTACCTCTATTTTTGCTCTTCTTAGTGATCTACACGGTAACCATGGTTGGGAATATCCTCATTGTGGTATTGATTGTAGTTGACCACCACCTTCatacccccatgtatttcttcttGGGCAACTTGTCCTGCTTGGAGACCTGCTACAGCTCCAATATCCTTCCTGTGATGCTGGCTAATCTGTTTCATGGGGGCCGAGGAACCATTTCTGTCGCAGGCTGCATGACCCAGTATTACTTCTTTGGTTTCTTGGCAGCTTCCGAATGTTATCTCCTAGCAGCAATGTCTTATGATAGGTACGTAGCCATATGTAAGCCATTACTTTATGCTGTACTTATGAATGGTAAGGTGTGCCTCCAGCTAGTAGCTGGATCTTGGGTAAGTGGTTCCTTGGCTATTAATATAACTATATATTTAATGCACCAACTGACTTTCTGTGGTCCTTCTGAAATCAACCATTTCTTTTGTGACTTTAATCCCATCTTAAAGCTGTCTTGCAGTGACACACGTACCATTAAGCTTCTAACTTTCTTCCTAGCGGCCatgtgttccctccccccatttttgttGACATTGACATCATATGCCTACATAATTTCTGCCATCGTCAGGATCCCATCTGCCTCTGGCAGGCAAAAGGCCTTTTCCACCTGCTCCTCTCACCTCATTGTCGTGTCCCTTTTCTATGGAACTATAATTATTGTTTACATGTTGCCCAAAACAGAGACCATGCAAGACCTCAACAAAGTCTTTTCTCTTTTCTATACTGTCCTGACTCCTTTGATTAACCCCCTGATATACAGCCTGAGAAACAGGGAGGTAAAAGTGGCCTTCAGAAGGGCTTTAGCCAAATGTTGTCCATTTGAAAGAATTTAA
- the LOC143825504 gene encoding vomeronasal type-2 receptor 26-like produces MDKDSLLTKFYQHILALVFAIYEVNENPRILSNVTLGFHIFDSTTVQKWIYRITLDLLLTTHELVPNYKCGTQKNMVGVIGGYSYETTTDIATLLSLYKIPQLSYGSFESNVDDPTGHPSFYRTFPKEALQYEGIVQLLQHFMWKWIGLITMDDERGDRFLQTLEPMLSRNGICAAFTEKAARQVRWDDIDFLTNYLDNSIGNFLDSKANAIILYGETATMMWLATIFFMPTILNNLYGTAYVERTSAYVERTSVGKVWIATAQVDFAFTLLQKAFDIQIFHGALSFSILSKDPQGFRAFLQLLKPSSAKGNGFIKDFWEQLFDCALPGFVNPEGSCKTCTEEERLETVPAPFFEMSMTDHSYSIYNAVYAIAHALHLFASSRTKNRAMDNQGSLASLNVQPWKLHSLLQRIAFNNTVGEEVAFNEHGELEGGFDITNLVTFPNNSYVRVKIGRLEPQVSLSKRIIIHEDRIQWNRHLPQVPPSSQCNDNCMPGYSRKKKEGEKFCCYSCDLCPEGKISDKEDMDYCISCSEGHYPNQGQDQCLPKTANFLSFPEPMGIILAFTALSFSLITALVFMSFIKHQDTPIVKANNRNLTYILLISLFLCFLCSLLFIGQPNEVTCLFRQMTFTTVFCVAVSSVLAKTVTVVVAFMASKPGNLFRKWVGKQLAYYIVISCCFFQISICTFWLGYSPPFQDIDTHSLSREFIVQCNEGSVTMFYCALGYIGFLATVCFIVAFLARNLPDSFNEAKFITFSMLVFCSVWLSFVPTYLSTKGKDMVSVEIFSILASSAGLLGCIFFPKCYIILLRPELNRREQLIRRRHYNL; encoded by the exons atggataaggatag CCTGTTAACAAAGTTCTACCAGCACATCCTTGCCTTGGTGTTTGCCATCTATGAGGTCAATGAGAACCCCAGGATATTGTCCAATGTCACGCTTGGGTTCCATATCTTTGATTCCACCACAGTTCAAAAATGGATTTACAGAATCACCCTGGACCTACTCTTAACAACACATGAACTTGTAccaaactacaaatgtggcaCCCAGAAAAACATGGTGGGTGTCATTGGGGGATACAGTTATGAAACCACAACAGACATTGCAACTCTCTTAAGTCTGTACAAGATCCCACAG TTGTCCTATGGGTCCTTTGAATCAAATGTGGATGACCCAACTGGTCATCCTTCCTTTTACCGTACGTTCCCTAAGGAAGCCCTTCAGTATGAAGGAATCGTCCAGTTACTTCAGCATTTCATGTGGAAATGGATTGGGCTCATCACTATGGATGATGAAAGGGGAGATCGCTTCTTGCAGACGTTGGAGCCGATGCTTTCCAGGAATGGAATCTGTGCAGCCTTCACAGAAAAGGCAGCCAGGCAGGTTCGGTGGGATGACATTGATTTTCTGACCAATTATCTGGACAATAGTATTGGAAATTTCTTGGACAGCAAGGCCAATGCAATTATTTTATATGGAGAAACAGCGACAATGATGTGGCTGGCAACCATTTTCTTTATGCCCACAATTCTAAACAATCTATACGGAACCGCTTATGTGGAGAGAACCTCTGCTTATGTGGAGAGAACCTCTGTAGGAAAGGTGTGGATTGCAACAGCCCAGGTTGATTTTGCATTCACTCTTTTACAAAAGGCCTTTGATATACAAATATTCCATGGTGCTCTTTCCTTCTCAATCCTTTCAAAGGACCCCCAAGGCTTCCGTGCATTTCTTCAGTTGTTAAAACCTTCCTCAGCCAAAGGGAATGGTTTTATCAAAGACTTTTGGGAGCAACTGTTTGACTGTGCACTACCAGGTTTCGTTAACCCAGAAGGGTCTTGTAAAACATGCACTGAAGAGGAAAGACTGGAGACTGTCCCAGCCCCCttttttgaaatgagcatgactgaCCATAGCTACAGCATATATAATGCTGTCTATGCCATTGCACATGCCCTACACCTCTTTGCCTCTTCCAGAACCAAGAACAGAGCAATGGATAATCAAGGCAGCCTGGCTTCACTGAATGTACAACCTTGGAAG cTCCACTCCCTTCTTCAGAGAATTGCTTTCAACAACACTGTCGGAGAAGAAGTGGCCTTCAATGAACATGGAGAATTGGAAGGTGGATTTGATATTACCAACTTGGTCACTTTTCCAAATAACTCCTACGTCAGAGTCAAGATCGGGAGGCTGGAGCCTCAGGTTTCTCTTAGTAAAAGAATAATCATCCATGAGGACAGGATTCAATGGAACAGACACCTTCCGCAG GTGCCTCCTTCCTCTCAGTGTAATGATAACTGCATGCCTGGCTACAGcaggaaaaagaaggaaggggagaaattctgCTGCTACAGTTGTGATCTTTGTCCAGAAGGAAAAATCTCAGACAAAGAGG ACATGGACTATTGCATCAGTTGCTCTGAAGGTCATTATCCAAACCAGGGACAAGACCAGTGCCTTCCCAAGACTGCaaacttcctttcctttcctgaacCTATGGGCATTATTCTGGCCTTTACAGCTCTTTCCTTCTCGCTGATAACAGCCCTGGTGTTTATGTCCTTCATAAAGCATCAGGACACTCCCATCGTTAAAGCCAACAATCGGAACCTCACCTACATTCTGCtcatctctcttttcctttgtttcctttgctcTTTGCTCTTCATTGGACAGCCTAACGAGGTGACCTGCCTTTTCCGACAAATGACTTTTACCACTGTATTCTGTGTTGCTGTTTCTTCTGTGCTGGCCAAAACAGTGACTGTTGTTGTGGCATTTATGGCCTCCAAGCCGGGAAACCTTTTTCGAAAATGGGTTGGGAAACAATTggcatattatattgttatttctTGCTGCTTTTTTCAGATCAGCATTTGTACTTTTTGGCTTGGTTATTCTCCTCCTTTCCAAGATATAGACACCCATTCACTCAGTAGAGAATTTATAGTACAGTGCAATGAAGGGTCAGTCACCATGTTTTACTGTGCCTTGGGTTACATCGGATTTCTTGCCACTGTCTGCTTCATTGTGGCTTTCTTAGCCAGGAATTTGCCTGACAGCTTCAATGAAGCCAaattcatcaccttcagcatgttggtcttttgtaGTGTGTGGCTGTCCTTTGTCCCAACCTACCTAAGCACTAAAGGAAAAGACATGGTatccgtggagatcttctctatcttagCTTCCAGTGCTGGCCTACTAGGCTGTATCTTTTTCCCCAAATGCTACATCATTCTTCTGAGGCCTGAACTGAACAGACGAGAGCAGCTGATAAGGAGAAGGCATTATAATCTTTAA
- the LOC143825505 gene encoding vomeronasal type-2 receptor 26-like — translation MKCPRNNPSRFPHQWYQPGEILIGGIVTHVGCDFQIIPFQQQSDQDYKCETILLTKFYQHILALVFAIYEINENPRILSNVTLGFHIFDSTTVQKWIYRITLDLLLTTHELVPNYKCGTQKNMLSYGSFESNVDDPTGHPSFYRTFPKEALQYEGIVQLLQHFMWKWIGLITMDDERGDRFLQTLEPMLSRNGICAAFTEKAARQVRWDDIDFLTNYLDNSIGNFLDSKANAIILYGETATMMWLATIFFMPTILNNLYGTAYVERTSAYVERTSAGKVWIATAQVDFAFTLLQKAFDIQIFHGALSFSILSKDPQGFRAFLQLLKPSSAKGNGFIKDFWEQLFDCALPGFVNPEGSCKTCTEEERLETVPAPFFEMSMTDHSYSIYNAVYAIAHALHLFASSRTKNRAMDNQGSLASLNVQSWKLHSLLQRIAFNNTVGEEVAFNEHGELEGGFDITNLVTFPNNSYVRVKIGRLEPQVSLRKRIIIHEDRIQWNRHLPQVPPSSQCNDNCMPGYSRKKKEGEKFCCYSCDRCPEGKISDKEDMDYCITCSEGHYPNQGQDQCLPKTANFLSFPEPMGIILAFTALSFSLITALVFMSFIKHQDTPIVKANNRNLTYILLISLFLCFLCSLLFIGQPNEVTCLFRQMTFTTVFCVAVSSVLAKTVTVVVAFMASKPGNLFRKWVGKQLAYYIVISCCFFQISICTFWLGYSPPFQDIDTHSLRREFIVQCNEGSVTMFYCALGYIGFLATVCFIVAFLARNLPDSFNEAKFITFSMLVFCSVWLSFVPTYLSTKGKDMVSVEIFSILASSAGLLGCIFFPKCYIILLRPELNRREQLIRKRHYIL, via the exons ATGAAGTGTCCTAGAAACAATCCTTCTCGGTTTCCACATCAGTGGTATCAGCCAGGTGAAATACTGATCGGTGGAATTGTCACTCATGTTGGTTGTGATTTTCAAATCATTCCATTTCAGCAGCAATCTGACCAGGATTATAAATGTGAAACCAT CCTGTTAACAAAGTTCTACCAGCACATCCTTGCCTTGGTGTTTGCCATCTATGAGATCAATGAGAACCCCAGGATATTGTCCAATGTCACGCTTGGGTTCCATATCTTTGATTCCACCACAGTTCAAAAATGGATTTACAGAATCACGCTGGACCTACTCTTAACAACACATGAACTTGTAccaaactacaaatgtggcaCCCAGAAAAACATG TTGTCCTATGGCTCCTTTGAATCAAATGTGGATGACCCAACTGGTCATCCTTCCTTTTACCGTACGTTCCCTAAGGAAGCCCTTCAGTATGAAGGAATCGTCCAGTTACTTCAGCATTTCATGTGGAAATGGATTGGGCTCATCACTATGGATGATGAAAGGGGAGATCGCTTCTTGCAGACGTTGGAGCCAATGCTTTCCAGGAATGGAATCTGTGCAGCCTTCACAGAAAAGGCAGCCAGGCAGGTTCGGTGGGATGACATTGATTTTCTGACCAATTATCTGGACAATAGTATTGGAAATTTCTTGGACAGCAAGGCCAATGCAATTATTTTATATGGAGAAACAGCGACAATGATGTGGCTGGCAACCATTTTCTTTATGCCCACAATTCTAAACAATCTATACGGAACCGCTTATGTGGAGAGAACCTCTGCTTATGTGGAGAGAACCTCTGCAGGAAAGGTGTGGATTGCAACAGCCCAGGTTGATTTTGCATTCACTCTTTTACAAAAGGCCTTTGATATACAAATATTCCATGGTGCTCTTTCCTTCTCAATCCTTTCAAAGGACCCCCAAGGCTTCCGTGCATTTCTTCAGTTGTTAAAACCTTCCTCAGCCAAAGGGAATGGTTTTATCAAAGACTTTTGGGAGCAACTGTTTGACTGTGCACTACCAGGTTTCGTTAACCCAGAAGGGTCTTGTAAAACATGCACTGAAGAGGAAAGACTGGAGACTGTCCCAGCCCCCttttttgaaatgagcatgactgaCCATAGCTACAGCATATATAATGCTGTCTATGCCATTGCACATGCCCTACACCTCTTTGCCTCTTCCAGAACCAAGAACAGAGCAATGGATAATCAAGGCAGCCTGGCTTCACTGAATGTACAATCTTGGAAG cTCCACTCCCTTCTTCAGAGAATTGCTTTCAACAACACTGTCGGAGAAGAAGTGGCCTTCAATGAACATGGAGAATTGGAAGGTGGATTTGATATTACCAACTTGGTCACTTTTCCAAATAACTCCTACGTAAGAGTCAAGATCGGGAGGCTGGAGCCTCAGGTTTCTCTTCGTAAAAGAATAATCATCCATGAGGACAGGATTCAATGGAACAGACACCTTCCGCAG GTGCCTCCTTCCTCTCAGTGTAATGATAACTGCATGCCTGGCTACAGcaggaaaaagaaggaaggggagaaattctgCTGCTACAGTTGTGATCGGTGTCCAGAAGGAAAAATCTCAGACAAAGAGG ACATGGACTATTGCATCACTTGCTCTGAAGGTCATTATCCAAACCAGGGACAAGACCAGTGCCTTCCCAAGACTGCaaacttcctttcctttcctgaacCTATGGGCATTATTCTGGCCTTTACAGCTCTTTCCTTCTCGCTGATAACAGCCCTGGTGTTTATGTCCTTCATAAAGCATCAGGACACTCCCATCGTTAAAGCCAACAATCGGAACCTCACCTACATTCTGCtcatctctcttttcctttgtttcctttgctcTTTGCTCTTCATTGGACAGCCTAACGAGGTGACCTGCCTTTTCCGACAAATGACTTTTACCACTGTATTCTGTGTTGCTGTTTCTTCTGTGCTGGCAAAAACAGTGACTGTTGTTGTGGCATTTATGGCCTCCAAGCCGGGAAACCTTTTTCGAAAATGGGTTGGGAAACAATTggcatattatattgttatttctTGCTGCTTTTTTCAGATCAGCATTTGTACTTTTTGGCTTGGTTATTCTCCTCCTTTCCAAGATATAGACACCCATTCACTCCGTAGAGAATTCATAGTACAGTGTAATGAAGGGTCAGTCACCATGTTTTACTGTGCCTTGGGTTACATTGGATTTCTTGCCACTGTCTGCTTCATTGTGGCTTTCTTAGCCAGGAATTTGCCTGACAGCTTCAATGAAGCCAaattcatcaccttcagcatgttggtcttttgtaGTGTGTGGCTGTCCTTTGTCCCAACCTACCTGAGCACTAAAGGAAAAGACATGGTatccgtggagatcttctctatcttagCTTCCAGTGCTGGCCTACTAGGCTGTATCTTTTTCCCCAAATGCTACATCATTCTCCTGAGGCCTGAACTGAACAGAAGAGAGCAGCTGATAAGGAAAAGGCATTATATTCTTTAA